A genomic region of Salinibacter pepae contains the following coding sequences:
- the tsaD gene encoding tRNA (adenosine(37)-N6)-threonylcarbamoyltransferase complex transferase subunit TsaD translates to MLVLGIESSCDDTAAAVWDDGTVRSNVVSSQADLHEEYGGVVPELASRNHQRLIVPVVQRALAEADVDARALDAIAGTYGPGLPGSLLVGLSFAKALAQGLDVHLIGVNHLEGHVYSVDLGPARPARPFLCLIVSGGHTELVHIGDDFQHGVLGRTRDDAAGEAFDKIAQLFGLGYPGGPDIDRHAESGAPTFHDFPRSRLDDFDFSFSGLKTSVLYYLRDRSDAERERLLDEHLDDLCASVRAAVVDVLVDAVRRAVEATGVGHVAVVGGVAANSALRRRMKALGRDEGVDVSVPDLAYCMDNAAMIAQAGARRLAAGHASPPTLDVHPSLQL, encoded by the coding sequence ATGCTCGTGCTCGGCATTGAATCGTCGTGTGACGACACCGCCGCGGCCGTATGGGACGACGGCACGGTGCGGTCGAACGTCGTGTCCTCGCAGGCGGACCTCCACGAGGAGTACGGCGGTGTGGTGCCGGAGCTGGCCTCCCGCAACCACCAGCGGCTCATCGTGCCCGTCGTGCAACGGGCCCTTGCCGAGGCGGATGTGGACGCCCGTGCACTCGATGCCATTGCGGGCACCTACGGGCCGGGACTGCCGGGCTCCCTGCTCGTGGGGCTCAGCTTCGCGAAGGCGCTCGCGCAGGGGCTCGACGTGCACCTGATCGGGGTGAACCACCTGGAGGGACACGTCTACTCCGTCGACCTGGGGCCGGCGCGGCCGGCCCGCCCGTTCCTGTGTCTGATCGTGTCCGGCGGCCACACCGAACTCGTGCACATCGGCGATGATTTTCAGCATGGCGTGCTCGGGCGCACCCGCGACGACGCGGCGGGCGAGGCATTCGACAAAATAGCGCAGCTGTTCGGGCTGGGGTACCCTGGGGGCCCCGACATTGATCGTCACGCCGAGTCCGGAGCCCCAACCTTCCACGACTTTCCCCGGAGCCGGCTCGACGACTTCGACTTCTCGTTCAGCGGCCTGAAGACCTCGGTCCTCTACTACCTCCGCGACCGGTCCGACGCCGAGCGCGAGCGCCTGCTCGACGAGCACCTCGATGACCTGTGCGCGTCGGTGCGGGCGGCGGTGGTGGACGTGCTCGTGGATGCGGTGCGGCGGGCCGTCGAGGCGACGGGGGTTGGGCACGTGGCCGTGGTGGGGGGCGTGGCGGCCAACTCCGCGCTGCGGCGGCGAATGAAGGCCCTCGGGCGCGACGAGGGCGTTGACGTATCGGTGCCCGACCTGGCGTACTGCATGGACAACGCCGCCATGATCGCGCAGGCCGGGGCTCGGCGCCTCGCGGCCGGCCATGCGAGCCCGCCGACGCTGGACGTGCACCCGAGCCTCCAGCTGTAG
- a CDS encoding LytR C-terminal domain-containing protein yields the protein MAQWSSRFTNGLLNAALVAAGLGAAVLLYAFASRTVFTGPSPKRPPSDTSQLVSRIIQVEVRNGAGVDRLAERTTQYLRDRGFDVVDVGNHSSFDQAHSVVIDRAGNPEAARNVAEALGIPFSRVRQNIKPEYYLDASVILGRDYARLRPFQEAP from the coding sequence ATGGCCCAATGGTCCTCCCGCTTCACCAATGGACTGCTAAACGCTGCGCTCGTAGCGGCTGGACTGGGCGCGGCCGTTCTGTTGTACGCCTTCGCGAGTCGGACCGTCTTCACGGGCCCGAGCCCGAAGCGCCCCCCCTCCGATACCTCGCAGCTGGTGAGCCGGATCATCCAGGTGGAGGTGCGCAACGGCGCCGGGGTCGATCGCCTCGCCGAGCGCACCACACAGTACCTCCGCGACCGCGGCTTTGACGTGGTCGACGTGGGCAACCACTCGTCGTTCGACCAGGCCCACTCGGTCGTGATCGACCGGGCCGGCAACCCCGAGGCCGCACGAAACGTGGCGGAGGCGCTTGGGATTCCGTTCTCCCGGGTGCGTCAGAACATCAAACCAGAGTACTATCTCGACGCCTCCGTGATTCTCGGCCGCGACTACGCACGGCTCCGCCCGTTTCAGGAGGCTCCCTAG
- the rsfS gene encoding ribosome silencing factor: MASPDQTSSTEPSLRRTPENPSPVLAARVADAMADKRAMNISVIDLREVSSMADFFVLGTGESDLQVKAIANGIADHVQETCGEEPWKREGTDHLQWVVLDYVDVVAHVFLPDKREHYRIDRLWGEADSEIVPEDGDASDLDLLQDRLQQSSDPA, from the coding sequence ATGGCTTCCCCCGACCAGACCTCCTCCACAGAGCCTTCCCTCCGCCGAACCCCCGAGAACCCCAGTCCGGTGCTTGCCGCGCGGGTCGCAGATGCCATGGCCGACAAGCGGGCCATGAACATCAGTGTCATCGATCTGCGGGAGGTGAGTAGCATGGCTGATTTCTTCGTTCTCGGCACCGGCGAGTCGGACCTCCAGGTGAAGGCCATCGCCAACGGCATCGCGGATCATGTGCAGGAGACCTGCGGGGAGGAACCCTGGAAGCGGGAAGGCACGGATCACCTCCAGTGGGTCGTGCTCGACTACGTAGATGTCGTCGCGCACGTCTTCCTGCCCGACAAGCGGGAGCACTACCGCATCGACCGCCTCTGGGGGGAGGCCGATTCGGAGATCGTGCCCGAGGACGGCGACGCCTCGGACCTTGACCTCCTGCAGGACCGCCTGCAGCAGTCTTCAGACCCGGCGTAA
- a CDS encoding DUF423 domain-containing protein, with product MPRLFVGLGAIAALLGVALGAFGAHGLEGRVSPGRVETFRTGVAYQMYHALALLVVGWAAAQGWGPSLHWAGYCFVAGIVIFSGSLYVLVLSDTGWLGAITPLGGVAFIAGWALLAWAAFTGG from the coding sequence ATGCCCCGCCTGTTTGTTGGACTCGGTGCGATTGCGGCGCTTCTCGGAGTGGCCCTCGGCGCGTTCGGGGCGCACGGGCTGGAGGGGCGCGTCTCGCCGGGGCGGGTGGAGACGTTTCGCACCGGGGTGGCGTATCAGATGTACCACGCGCTGGCGCTGCTCGTCGTGGGCTGGGCCGCCGCGCAGGGCTGGGGGCCGTCCCTGCACTGGGCCGGCTACTGCTTCGTCGCCGGCATCGTGATCTTTTCGGGCAGCCTGTACGTGCTCGTCCTGAGCGACACGGGCTGGCTCGGCGCGATCACCCCACTCGGGGGCGTGGCCTTCATCGCGGGCTGGGCCCTACTGGCATGGGCGGCGTTCACTGGGGGATAG
- a CDS encoding thioredoxin family protein yields the protein MNENSPRQLAGRAALLALVFLMVVAPATWAQDSAEDLDWRPFEEALATAQKQEKPVLVDVWAPWCGWCHRMKNEIYPAFREELGGRLVLTRLNRDDNDDHVRYRGEQFTPLRLAQKLGVAGVPAVVFLAPNGQKLFRTAGFLKERELRPAVEYVGSGAYRRQSYEAFRKQRSGGR from the coding sequence ATGAATGAGAACAGCCCTCGGCAACTCGCGGGGCGGGCCGCGCTTCTCGCGCTGGTGTTCCTGATGGTTGTGGCACCGGCGACGTGGGCGCAGGATAGCGCCGAGGACCTCGACTGGCGCCCCTTCGAGGAGGCGCTGGCGACGGCCCAAAAGCAGGAAAAGCCGGTACTGGTGGACGTGTGGGCGCCGTGGTGTGGGTGGTGCCACCGCATGAAAAACGAGATCTACCCGGCGTTCCGAGAAGAGCTGGGCGGACGCCTCGTGCTGACGCGGCTCAACCGCGACGACAACGACGATCACGTGCGCTATCGCGGCGAGCAGTTCACGCCGCTGCGGTTGGCGCAGAAGCTGGGCGTGGCGGGCGTGCCGGCAGTCGTCTTCCTCGCGCCGAATGGGCAGAAGCTGTTCCGCACCGCCGGTTTTCTCAAAGAGAGGGAGCTGCGGCCCGCCGTCGAGTACGTCGGCAGTGGTGCCTACCGGCGGCAGTCCTATGAAGCGTTCCGCAAGCAACGCAGCGGCGGGCGGTAG
- a CDS encoding TonB-dependent receptor yields MQFVRRIVLLSLLLAGVSGAAHAQAVLYGRVTDNAGEPIPSANLYVEETEQGIATQDDGTYRLSSLSAGTHTIVVSAVGFQAVEEQVNLEAGEEREWDVSLEPTVLRGEEVVVTGTMRETYVKDSPVKVQSVSSERLQRGSVTSNIMDVIGNVSGLSTQLNCGVCGTNAIRINGVEGPDTAVLIDGMPIQGALASVYGLNGISPSIIDRVEVIKGPQSTLYGTDALGGVVNIITKDPANTPTLSADVYGRSTQEFNADVAASAKGDRVKGFVSGNVLRMENFFDENGDNFADQVMRSRAALFGKGTVENADGGKILSVAGKGYYEDRTGGLPGFSDDIRGSDEIYGESIYTTRGELLAEFRPPGVEQLRFKGATTYHDQDSFYGGTGYKATQTNSFLQSTWNQQLTDAVRLLGGGTLRYQTYDDDSPVTSGGAKKRFIPGVFAQAKWLPGALTLLGGLRVDYHDESGFVSAPRLAAKYDASDRTTLRASVGTGFRFVNVFTEDHQSLTGTSEVVFADDLDPERSRSLTANLEHILPLGGNPMTLSLDGFYTRFANKIEPAYEINNNAPNRVIYANNDSEATTRGFTAGLEQNFTAIPLSYDASFTFIDAFIEDDEGTRALDYSPDFLGNLGATYQLRDLGLELDYSANLVGPKRMPDLYVEGYGRDRESPTFSTHDLKLTKSFLDVNSPSGVGVDAYLSVENVFDTTQPTPLVGDPYDAEEGFETIYTWGPIVGRTFSLGVRMNLR; encoded by the coding sequence ATGCAGTTCGTTCGACGGATCGTCCTTTTGAGTCTCCTTCTCGCGGGGGTGTCGGGGGCCGCGCATGCCCAGGCCGTTCTGTACGGGCGCGTGACCGACAACGCCGGCGAGCCAATTCCCAGCGCAAACCTCTACGTAGAGGAGACAGAGCAGGGCATCGCCACCCAGGACGACGGCACCTACCGGCTCTCGTCCCTCTCGGCGGGCACGCACACGATTGTGGTCTCCGCCGTCGGCTTTCAGGCGGTGGAGGAGCAGGTGAACCTGGAAGCAGGCGAGGAGCGGGAATGGGACGTGTCGCTCGAGCCGACGGTGCTCCGGGGCGAGGAGGTCGTCGTGACCGGCACGATGCGCGAGACGTACGTGAAGGACTCGCCGGTGAAGGTGCAGTCCGTCTCTTCGGAGCGCCTACAACGCGGGTCGGTCACCTCCAACATCATGGACGTGATCGGGAACGTCAGTGGACTTTCGACGCAGCTCAACTGCGGCGTCTGCGGCACCAACGCCATTCGCATCAACGGCGTGGAGGGACCGGACACCGCCGTCCTCATCGACGGGATGCCCATTCAGGGCGCGCTCGCCTCGGTCTACGGCCTCAACGGCATCAGCCCGTCGATCATCGACCGCGTGGAGGTCATCAAGGGGCCGCAGTCCACGCTCTACGGCACGGATGCGCTCGGCGGCGTGGTCAACATCATCACCAAAGACCCGGCGAACACACCGACCCTCTCGGCGGACGTGTACGGGCGCTCCACGCAGGAATTCAACGCCGACGTGGCCGCCTCGGCGAAGGGGGATCGCGTGAAGGGCTTCGTCAGCGGCAACGTGCTGCGCATGGAGAACTTCTTCGACGAAAACGGCGACAACTTCGCCGACCAGGTGATGCGCTCTCGCGCCGCGCTCTTCGGGAAGGGCACGGTCGAAAACGCTGACGGCGGAAAGATCCTCAGCGTGGCTGGGAAGGGCTACTACGAAGACCGCACCGGCGGCCTGCCCGGATTCAGTGACGACATCCGCGGCTCCGACGAGATCTACGGGGAGTCGATCTACACGACGCGCGGAGAGCTTTTGGCGGAATTTCGCCCGCCGGGGGTCGAGCAGCTTCGCTTCAAGGGCGCGACGACGTACCACGACCAAGACAGCTTCTATGGGGGCACCGGCTACAAGGCGACCCAGACCAATTCCTTCTTGCAGAGCACGTGGAACCAGCAACTTACCGACGCGGTGCGGCTCCTCGGTGGCGGCACGCTGCGCTACCAGACCTACGACGACGACTCGCCGGTCACCAGCGGTGGAGCCAAAAAGCGCTTTATCCCCGGCGTCTTCGCGCAGGCGAAGTGGTTGCCCGGTGCCCTGACGCTGCTGGGCGGGCTACGCGTGGACTACCACGACGAGTCCGGCTTCGTCTCGGCCCCGCGCCTCGCGGCGAAATACGACGCGAGCGATCGCACGACCCTTCGTGCGAGCGTTGGCACAGGCTTTCGCTTCGTGAACGTCTTCACCGAGGACCACCAGTCGCTCACCGGAACGAGCGAGGTCGTCTTCGCCGACGACCTCGACCCGGAGCGCTCCCGCAGCCTCACCGCCAACCTCGAGCACATCCTGCCGCTGGGCGGCAACCCGATGACGCTCTCGCTCGACGGCTTCTATACGCGCTTCGCCAACAAGATCGAGCCGGCGTACGAGATTAACAACAACGCACCGAACCGGGTCATCTACGCCAACAACGACAGCGAGGCCACCACGCGCGGCTTCACGGCGGGTTTGGAGCAGAACTTCACGGCGATTCCGCTGAGCTACGACGCGAGCTTCACGTTCATCGACGCCTTCATCGAAGACGACGAAGGGACGCGCGCCCTCGACTACTCGCCGGATTTCCTCGGCAATCTCGGGGCGACCTACCAGCTGCGCGACCTCGGGCTTGAGCTCGACTACTCGGCCAACCTCGTCGGCCCGAAGCGGATGCCCGACCTCTACGTTGAGGGCTACGGGCGTGACCGCGAGTCGCCGACCTTCTCCACGCACGACCTCAAGCTCACCAAGTCGTTCTTGGACGTGAACAGCCCGAGCGGCGTGGGCGTCGACGCCTACCTCTCCGTGGAGAACGTCTTCGACACCACGCAGCCGACCCCGCTGGTGGGCGATCCCTACGATGCGGAGGAGGGCTTCGAGACGATCTACACGTGGGGCCCGATCGTGGGCCGCACGTTCTCGCTCGGCGTGCGCATGAACCTTCGTTGA
- the lipB gene encoding lipoyl(octanoyl) transferase LipB encodes MSSSAQNEIVACHLGRVSYGRARALQERVQEHLIAAKRAEPPETVPHVLLLLEHPPVYTLGKSGDAANLLVSEERLEEVGAAFHRIGRGGDVTFHGPGQLVGYPLFDLDRFFTDLGRYLRTLEEVIIRTCADYGVTGTRVDGRTGVWVGPDERGLERKICAMGVRCSRWVTMHGFALNVTTDLDYFDHIVPCGIDDRGVTSLAEETDAPGTVDDVCGPVTEHVADLFEAEVTTRHGDDARSFLRGVTGGRVEAPGR; translated from the coding sequence ATGTCCTCGTCCGCTCAAAACGAGATCGTCGCGTGCCACCTCGGCCGCGTGTCGTACGGGCGGGCGCGGGCCCTGCAGGAGCGGGTGCAGGAGCACCTCATTGCGGCGAAGCGGGCCGAGCCGCCGGAGACCGTTCCCCACGTGCTGCTTCTGCTGGAGCATCCCCCCGTCTACACCCTCGGCAAGAGCGGCGACGCGGCGAACCTGCTCGTGTCGGAGGAACGGCTGGAAGAGGTTGGGGCCGCCTTTCACCGCATCGGACGGGGGGGCGACGTCACCTTCCACGGCCCCGGCCAGCTGGTGGGCTATCCGCTGTTTGACCTTGACCGGTTCTTTACCGACCTGGGCCGGTACCTGCGCACGCTCGAGGAGGTGATCATCCGCACCTGTGCCGACTACGGCGTGACCGGCACGCGGGTGGACGGGCGCACTGGGGTGTGGGTCGGGCCCGACGAGCGGGGCCTGGAACGCAAAATCTGCGCGATGGGCGTGCGCTGCAGCCGGTGGGTTACCATGCACGGCTTCGCGCTCAACGTGACCACCGACCTCGACTACTTCGACCACATCGTGCCCTGTGGCATTGACGACCGTGGCGTTACGTCGCTGGCGGAGGAGACCGACGCGCCGGGGACCGTGGACGACGTGTGCGGGCCGGTCACGGAGCACGTGGCCGACCTGTTCGAGGCGGAGGTGACGACGCGCCACGGCGACGATGCCCGCTCGTTTCTGAGGGGGGTCACGGGAGGACGCGTCGAGGCGCCCGGGCGGTAG